The Streptomyces sp. NBC_00162 genome window below encodes:
- a CDS encoding polyamine ABC transporter substrate-binding protein codes for MEQFEPDRLSAAQLAAMRRSLTSGRGALTRRSLLRASGVGALTLGGLSTLAACGIPPAKREGDAAVASDDHSAQEKEINFSNWTEYMDTSDDEKTRPTLEEFTKRTGIKVKYTEDINDNVEFFGKIRPQLAAGQDTGRDLIVVTDWLAARIIRLGWAQKLDPSQLPHAYANLIPQFRTPDWDPGRAYSYPWTGIDTVIAYNTKATGGKKVDSVTQMLDDPTLKGRVGFLTEMRDSVGMTLLDQGKDPGNFTTADFDGAIGRLQKGVDTKQIRRFTGNDYTADLDKGDLAACLAWAGDVIQLQAGNPDIQYAIPAPGYISSSDNLLVPAKARHKANAEKLIDYYYEPPVAAQLAAFISYVCPVEGVKDELAKIDPALADNPLIVPDKAMAAKAHAFRSLTSEEETAYEEKFAKLIGA; via the coding sequence ATGGAGCAGTTCGAGCCCGACCGCCTCTCGGCGGCGCAACTCGCCGCGATGCGGCGCAGCCTCACCAGCGGGCGCGGCGCCCTCACCCGCCGCTCGCTGCTGCGCGCCTCCGGAGTCGGAGCGCTCACCCTCGGAGGCCTGTCCACCCTCGCCGCGTGCGGAATCCCGCCCGCCAAGCGCGAGGGGGACGCGGCGGTGGCCTCCGACGACCACTCGGCACAGGAGAAGGAGATCAACTTCTCCAACTGGACCGAGTACATGGACACCAGTGACGACGAGAAGACCCGTCCCACCCTGGAGGAGTTCACCAAGCGGACCGGGATCAAGGTCAAGTACACCGAGGACATCAACGACAACGTCGAGTTCTTCGGCAAGATCCGCCCGCAGCTCGCCGCCGGTCAGGACACCGGCCGCGACCTGATCGTCGTCACCGACTGGCTCGCCGCGCGCATCATCCGCCTCGGCTGGGCGCAGAAGCTGGACCCCTCCCAGCTGCCGCACGCGTACGCCAACCTGATCCCGCAGTTCCGCACCCCCGACTGGGACCCGGGTCGCGCCTACAGCTACCCCTGGACCGGCATCGACACGGTCATCGCCTACAACACCAAGGCCACCGGCGGGAAGAAGGTCGATTCCGTCACCCAGATGCTGGACGACCCCACCCTCAAGGGCCGCGTCGGCTTCCTCACCGAGATGCGCGACTCCGTCGGCATGACCCTGCTCGACCAGGGCAAGGACCCGGGGAACTTCACCACCGCGGACTTCGACGGCGCCATCGGCCGCCTCCAGAAGGGCGTGGACACCAAGCAGATCCGCCGGTTCACGGGCAACGACTACACGGCCGACCTCGACAAGGGCGACCTCGCCGCCTGCCTCGCCTGGGCGGGCGACGTCATCCAGCTCCAGGCCGGCAACCCGGACATCCAGTACGCGATCCCGGCCCCTGGATACATCAGCTCCAGCGACAACCTGCTGGTCCCCGCCAAGGCCCGGCACAAGGCCAACGCGGAGAAGCTCATCGACTACTACTACGAGCCGCCGGTCGCCGCCCAGCTGGCCGCCTTCATCAGCTACGTCTGCCCGGTCGAGGGCGTCAAGGACGAACTCGCCAAGATCGATCCCGCACTCGCGGACAACCCGCTGATCGTCCCGGACAAGGCCATGGCCGCCAAGGCCCACGCCTTCCGCTCTCTGACCAGCGAAGAAGAGACGGCGTACGAGGAGAAGTTCGCCAAGCTCATCGGAGCGTGA
- a CDS encoding NAD(P)/FAD-dependent oxidoreductase, which produces MAPVAMRSVAKSLSEAKPVSYWLDDPGKPAAQPALTTDERCDLLVIGGGYSGLWTALLAKERDPGRDVVLIESKEAGWAASGRNGGFCAASLTHGLANGMARWPGELAKLEELGARNLDAIEEAVARYGIDCDFERTGEIDVATEPHQVEELRELHEEAQRLGLAGGSEWLDGDALRAEIDSPTFLAGLWDRDGVAMLNPAKLAWGLKQACLDLGVRIYENTRGLKLASAGTGMTVQTPYGTILARRVALGTNIFPSLVRRIRPFTVPVYDYALMSEPLDEAQLAAIGWKNRQGLGDSANQFHYFRITKDHRILWGGYDAIYPYRGKLDSEYDHRPETYLKLAEHFFTAFPQLEGLKFSHAWGGAIDTCSRFSAFFGTSHSGKVAYAAGYTGLGVGATRFGADVMLDLLDGVPTERTRLEMVKSKPMPFPPEPFAWTGITLTKWSLARADSRGGHRNLWLRTLDRFGLGFDS; this is translated from the coding sequence ATGGCCCCAGTCGCCATGCGTAGTGTTGCGAAATCCCTTTCCGAAGCGAAGCCGGTCTCGTACTGGCTGGACGACCCCGGCAAGCCCGCCGCGCAGCCGGCGCTCACCACCGACGAGCGGTGCGACCTGCTGGTCATCGGCGGCGGCTACAGCGGGCTGTGGACCGCGCTGCTCGCCAAGGAGCGCGACCCCGGGCGGGACGTCGTCCTGATCGAGAGCAAGGAGGCGGGCTGGGCCGCCTCCGGCCGCAACGGAGGGTTCTGCGCCGCCTCCCTCACCCACGGACTCGCCAACGGGATGGCCCGCTGGCCCGGCGAGCTGGCCAAGCTGGAGGAGCTGGGCGCCCGCAACCTCGACGCCATCGAGGAGGCCGTCGCCCGCTACGGCATCGACTGCGACTTCGAGCGCACCGGCGAGATCGACGTCGCCACCGAACCGCACCAGGTCGAGGAGCTGCGCGAACTGCACGAGGAGGCGCAGCGCCTGGGCCTCGCGGGCGGTTCCGAATGGCTGGACGGCGACGCGCTGCGCGCCGAGATCGACTCCCCGACCTTCCTCGCGGGCCTCTGGGACCGCGACGGCGTCGCCATGCTCAACCCGGCGAAGCTGGCCTGGGGCCTCAAGCAGGCCTGTCTGGACCTCGGGGTGCGGATCTACGAGAACACCCGCGGCCTGAAGCTGGCCTCGGCGGGCACGGGGATGACCGTCCAGACCCCGTACGGCACGATCCTCGCGCGCCGGGTCGCCCTGGGCACCAACATCTTCCCGTCGCTGGTCCGCCGCATCCGCCCGTTCACCGTGCCGGTCTACGACTACGCGCTGATGAGCGAGCCGCTGGACGAGGCGCAGCTCGCGGCCATCGGCTGGAAGAACCGGCAGGGGCTGGGCGACAGCGCGAACCAGTTCCACTACTTCAGGATCACCAAGGACCACCGCATCCTGTGGGGCGGTTACGACGCGATCTACCCCTACCGGGGGAAGCTCGACTCCGAGTACGACCACCGTCCCGAGACCTACCTCAAGCTCGCGGAGCACTTCTTCACCGCCTTCCCGCAGCTGGAGGGTCTGAAGTTCAGCCACGCCTGGGGCGGCGCGATCGACACCTGCTCGCGCTTCTCGGCCTTCTTCGGCACCTCGCACTCCGGGAAGGTGGCCTACGCGGCCGGGTACACCGGGCTCGGGGTGGGCGCCACCCGCTTCGGCGCGGACGTGATGCTGGACCTGCTCGACGGGGTCCCCACCGAGCGCACCCGGCTGGAGATGGTGAAGTCCAAGCCGATGCCGTTCCCGCCCGAGCCCTTCGCCTGGACCGGGATCACCCTCACCAAGTGGTCGCTGGCCCGCGCCGACAGCCGCGGCGGGCACCGCAACCTCTGGCTCCGGACGCTCGACCGCTTCGGCCTCGGCTTCGACAGCTGA
- a CDS encoding TROVE domain-containing protein produces the protein MARFNLRAFKSAPASPTSPVRSTSRARTHEGGPGHLRDPRSELFLLAIANFVTQRTAYESGEARDDRFAALVRRLAVEDPAWTAGLLGWLRGEANMRTASLVGAAEYVKARLDTGATDGPSNRQVVDSVLRRADEPGELLAYWTATYGRNVPKPVKRGIADAVRRLYSGTSLLKYDTTSKGYRFGDVLNLVHASPDPAKAWQGELFRYALDRRHNPESAEVPAGNRTLAAHRALMELPVSERRAVVTAPDGAERLAEAGMTWEALAGWLQGPMDAAAWEAVIPSMGAMALLRNLRNFDQAGVSDEVAAAVAAKVSDPEGVARSRQFPFRYLAAYQHAPSLRWAYPLERALGHSLANVPALPGRTLVLVDRSGSMWSPLSDRSQLNRADAAAVFGAALALRAEEADLVQFGTTSAVVPYVRGESVLKVLERFGNLGGTYTAEAVRKHYRGHDRVLIVTDEQAASYGHGGDPTAEVPQTVPVYTWNLAGYRVGHAPSGAANRHTFGGLTDAAFRMVSLIERGRDADWPWASRL, from the coding sequence ATGGCTCGTTTCAACCTGCGCGCGTTCAAGTCCGCGCCCGCCTCGCCCACTTCGCCCGTCCGCTCGACCAGCCGCGCACGCACCCACGAGGGCGGCCCCGGCCACCTGCGCGACCCGCGCTCCGAGCTGTTCCTGCTCGCGATCGCCAACTTCGTGACGCAGCGCACCGCGTACGAGAGCGGCGAGGCCCGCGACGACCGCTTCGCGGCCCTCGTGCGGCGACTCGCGGTCGAGGACCCCGCGTGGACGGCCGGCCTGCTGGGCTGGCTCCGCGGGGAGGCGAACATGCGGACCGCCTCGCTCGTCGGCGCCGCCGAGTACGTGAAGGCGCGCCTCGACACGGGCGCCACCGACGGGCCTTCAAACCGCCAGGTCGTGGACTCCGTACTGCGGCGCGCGGACGAGCCCGGTGAGCTGCTGGCCTACTGGACGGCGACGTACGGGCGGAACGTGCCCAAGCCCGTGAAGCGGGGCATCGCCGACGCGGTACGCCGGCTCTACTCCGGCACCTCGCTGCTGAAGTACGACACCACCTCCAAGGGCTACCGCTTCGGGGACGTCCTCAACCTCGTGCACGCCTCCCCCGACCCGGCCAAGGCCTGGCAGGGCGAGCTGTTCCGCTACGCCCTCGACCGCCGGCACAACCCGGAGAGCGCCGAGGTCCCGGCCGGCAACCGGACCCTCGCCGCCCACCGGGCGCTGATGGAGCTCCCGGTGTCCGAGCGGCGTGCCGTGGTCACCGCGCCGGACGGCGCCGAGCGGCTCGCTGAGGCGGGCATGACCTGGGAGGCGCTGGCCGGCTGGCTGCAGGGGCCCATGGACGCGGCCGCCTGGGAGGCGGTCATCCCGTCCATGGGCGCGATGGCCCTGCTGCGCAACCTGCGCAACTTCGACCAGGCCGGGGTCTCGGACGAGGTGGCCGCGGCGGTCGCGGCGAAGGTCTCCGACCCGGAGGGCGTCGCCCGGTCGCGGCAGTTCCCCTTCCGCTACCTGGCCGCCTACCAGCACGCGCCCTCGCTGCGCTGGGCGTATCCGCTGGAGCGGGCGCTCGGCCACTCGCTGGCCAACGTACCTGCGCTGCCCGGCCGGACGCTGGTCCTCGTGGACCGGTCCGGGTCGATGTGGTCCCCGCTGTCGGACCGCTCGCAGCTCAACCGGGCCGACGCGGCAGCCGTGTTCGGGGCGGCGCTCGCGCTGCGCGCCGAGGAGGCGGACCTGGTGCAGTTCGGCACGACCAGCGCGGTGGTCCCGTACGTGCGGGGCGAGTCCGTGCTCAAGGTGCTGGAGCGGTTCGGGAACCTCGGCGGGACCTACACGGCCGAGGCCGTCAGGAAGCACTACCGCGGCCACGACCGGGTGCTGATCGTCACCGACGAGCAGGCCGCCTCGTACGGCCACGGCGGTGACCCGACGGCCGAGGTGCCGCAGACGGTGCCGGTGTACACCTGGAACCTGGCGGGCTACCGGGTGGGCCACGCCCCGTCCGGTGCCGCGAACCGGCACACCTTCGGCGGGCTCACCGACGCCGCCTTCCGCATGGTGTCCCTGATCGAGCGCGGCCGGGACGCCGACTGGCCGTGGGCGTCCCGCCTCTGA
- a CDS encoding NADAR family protein yields MEMIDQLIKQVSRGERVKFLPFWGHRPRPDGTLGPSCLSQWWPSEFTVGDVRYATAEHWMMAGKARLFGDAEAERAALAARTPAEAKKAGRLVRGFDNAVWERERFAVVVEGSVHKFASDPALRSYLLTTGDRVLVEASPMDRIWGIGLAPDDERALDPARWQGLNLLGFALMEARERLRSAPAG; encoded by the coding sequence ATGGAGATGATCGACCAACTGATCAAGCAGGTCAGCCGTGGTGAGCGAGTGAAGTTCCTGCCGTTCTGGGGGCACCGGCCGAGGCCGGACGGGACCCTCGGTCCGAGCTGCCTGAGCCAGTGGTGGCCGTCCGAGTTCACTGTGGGTGACGTCCGGTATGCGACGGCGGAGCACTGGATGATGGCCGGGAAGGCTCGGCTCTTCGGGGATGCGGAGGCGGAGCGGGCGGCGCTCGCGGCCCGGACCCCGGCCGAGGCGAAGAAGGCCGGGCGGCTCGTGCGCGGCTTCGACAACGCGGTATGGGAGCGGGAGCGCTTCGCCGTGGTGGTGGAGGGCAGCGTGCACAAGTTCGCCTCCGACCCGGCGCTGCGCTCGTACCTGCTGACCACCGGGGACCGGGTCCTGGTGGAGGCGAGCCCGATGGACCGCATCTGGGGCATCGGCCTGGCGCCCGATGACGAACGCGCCCTGGACCCGGCCCGCTGGCAGGGCCTGAACCTGCTGGGCTTCGCCCTGATGGAGGCCCGCGAGCGGCTGCGGTCGGCGCCCGCCGGATGA
- a CDS encoding ABC transporter permease has protein sequence MTGPAVETAPPQAPASTEPPVHKASRRKRLIPYWLLLPGILWLLVFFVLPMVYQASTSVQTGSLEEGFQVTWHFQTYWDAFTEYYPQFLRSLLYAGTATVLCLLLGYPLAYLIAFKAGRWRNLLLVLVIAPFFTSFLIRTLAWKTILADGGPVVAVLNDIGFLDVTSWLGMTEGDRVLATPLAVVCGLTYNFLPFMILPLYSSLERIDTRLHEAAGDLYARPSTVFRKVTFPLSMPGVVSGTLLTFIPASGDYVNAELLGSTDTRMIGNVIQSQYLRILDYPTAAALSFILMAIVLIMVTIYIRRAGTEDLV, from the coding sequence ATGACCGGCCCCGCCGTAGAGACAGCGCCGCCCCAGGCGCCCGCCTCCACCGAACCCCCGGTGCACAAGGCGTCCCGGCGCAAGCGCCTGATCCCGTACTGGCTGCTGCTCCCCGGCATCCTGTGGCTGCTGGTCTTCTTCGTGCTGCCGATGGTCTACCAGGCCTCCACCTCGGTGCAGACCGGCTCCCTCGAAGAGGGCTTCCAGGTCACCTGGCACTTCCAGACTTACTGGGACGCCTTCACCGAGTACTACCCGCAGTTCCTGCGCTCCCTGCTCTACGCGGGCACCGCCACCGTGCTGTGCCTGCTGCTCGGGTACCCGCTGGCCTACCTGATCGCCTTCAAGGCGGGCCGCTGGCGCAACCTGCTGCTGGTGCTGGTCATCGCGCCGTTCTTCACCAGCTTCCTGATCCGCACCCTCGCCTGGAAGACGATCCTGGCCGACGGCGGCCCGGTGGTCGCCGTCCTCAACGACATCGGCTTCCTCGACGTCACCAGCTGGCTCGGCATGACCGAGGGGGACCGGGTGCTGGCCACGCCGCTCGCGGTCGTCTGCGGTCTGACGTACAACTTCCTCCCCTTCATGATCCTGCCGCTGTACTCCTCGCTGGAGCGCATCGACACCCGCCTCCACGAGGCGGCCGGTGACCTGTACGCCCGCCCCTCGACGGTCTTCCGGAAGGTGACCTTCCCGCTCTCCATGCCGGGCGTGGTCTCCGGGACCCTGCTCACCTTCATCCCGGCGAGCGGCGACTACGTGAACGCCGAACTGCTCGGCTCCACGGACACCCGGATGATCGGCAACGTCATCCAGTCGCAGTACCTGCGGATCCTCGACTACCCGACGGCGGCCGCGCTGTCCTTCATCCTCATGGCCATTGTGCTGATCATGGTCACCATCTACATCCGCCGAGCGGGGACGGAGGACCTGGTCTGA
- a CDS encoding gamma-aminobutyraldehyde dehydrogenase, which yields MGNRFQVKDRFADGAQYIDGQLRSGTSGRSHTVVDPATGDEVLTYELASTADVDEAVAAAKRAFPGWSATTPGERSDALHRLAAVLAEQAEDFAFAESLQCGKPIKLSTEFDVPGTIDNTAFFAGAARHLQGQAAAEYSGDHTSYVRREAIGVVGSIAPWNYPLQMAAWKILPAIAAGNTIVLKPAELTPLTSLMFAQAAKDAGLPDGVINIVTGAGREAGEHLVGHPDVVMTSFTGSTGVGKRVAEIATATVKRLHLELGGKAPFLVFDDADLEAAAHGAVAASLINTGQDCTAATRAYVQRPLHDAFVARVAELMETVRLGDPFAPTTDLGPLVSHVHRDRVAGFVERARAYATVVTGGEIPGGELAEGAYYRPTLISGAAQDSEVVQSEIFGPVLVVLPFDTDDEGIALANDTPYGLAASAWSRDVYRANRATREIKAGCVWVNDHIPIISEMPHGGYKASGFGKDMSAYSFEEYTQVKHVMYDNTAVAAKDWHRTIFGDR from the coding sequence ATGGGCAACCGCTTCCAGGTCAAGGACCGCTTCGCGGACGGCGCGCAGTACATCGATGGGCAGCTCAGGTCCGGCACCTCGGGCCGGTCACACACCGTGGTCGACCCGGCCACCGGGGACGAGGTCCTCACCTACGAACTCGCGAGCACGGCGGACGTCGACGAGGCCGTCGCCGCCGCCAAGCGGGCCTTCCCGGGCTGGTCGGCCACCACTCCCGGGGAGCGGTCGGACGCCCTGCACCGGCTGGCCGCCGTACTGGCCGAGCAGGCGGAGGACTTCGCCTTCGCCGAGTCTCTCCAGTGCGGCAAGCCGATCAAGCTGTCCACGGAGTTCGACGTGCCGGGGACCATCGACAACACGGCCTTCTTCGCGGGGGCCGCACGCCACCTCCAGGGGCAGGCGGCCGCCGAGTACTCCGGCGACCACACCTCTTACGTACGCCGCGAGGCCATCGGCGTGGTCGGCTCCATCGCCCCTTGGAACTATCCGCTCCAGATGGCCGCGTGGAAGATCCTCCCGGCCATCGCCGCCGGCAACACCATCGTCCTCAAGCCTGCCGAGCTCACCCCGCTGACCTCCCTGATGTTCGCGCAGGCCGCCAAGGACGCGGGCCTGCCCGACGGCGTGATCAACATCGTCACGGGCGCCGGCCGCGAGGCGGGCGAGCACCTGGTCGGCCACCCCGACGTGGTCATGACCTCCTTCACGGGCTCCACCGGGGTCGGCAAGCGGGTCGCCGAGATCGCCACCGCCACCGTCAAACGGCTCCACCTGGAGCTCGGCGGCAAGGCGCCCTTCCTCGTCTTCGACGACGCCGACCTGGAGGCCGCCGCGCACGGCGCGGTCGCCGCCTCCCTGATCAACACCGGCCAGGACTGCACCGCCGCGACCCGTGCCTACGTCCAGCGCCCCCTCCACGACGCCTTCGTCGCCCGCGTCGCGGAGCTGATGGAGACCGTCCGCCTGGGCGACCCCTTCGCGCCCACCACCGACCTCGGCCCGCTGGTCTCCCACGTCCACCGCGACCGGGTGGCCGGATTCGTCGAGCGGGCCCGCGCCTACGCCACCGTCGTCACCGGCGGCGAGATCCCCGGGGGCGAGCTCGCCGAGGGCGCGTACTACCGGCCCACCCTCATCTCCGGCGCCGCCCAGGACAGCGAGGTGGTCCAGTCCGAGATCTTCGGCCCGGTCCTGGTCGTCCTGCCCTTCGACACCGACGACGAGGGCATCGCGCTGGCCAACGACACCCCGTACGGACTCGCCGCCTCCGCCTGGAGCCGCGACGTCTACCGGGCGAACCGTGCCACCCGCGAGATCAAGGCGGGCTGCGTCTGGGTCAACGACCACATCCCGATCATCAGCGAGATGCCCCACGGCGGCTACAAGGCCAGCGGCTTCGGAAAGGACATGTCGGCCTACTCCTTCGAGGAGTACACGCAGGTCAAGCACGTGATGTACGACAACACCGCGGTGGCCGCGAAGGACTGGCACCGCACGATCTTCGGGGACCGATAA
- a CDS encoding ABC transporter permease: MRWLRRNLVVIAGLGTLAYMILPNVVVTVFSFNNPTGRFNYAWQEFSLDAWKDPCGVADMCGSLSLSLQIALWATIGATALGTAIAFALVRYRFRARGAVNSLIFLPMAMPEIVMAASLLALFLNMGIQLGFWTILIAHVMFCLSFVVAAVKARVLSMDPRLEEAARDLYAGPVQTFVRVTLPIAAPGIAAGALLSFALSFDDFIITNFNSGNTVTFPMFVWGSAQRGTPVQINVIGTAMFVIAVLVVLAGQMVGNRRKKAQPK, from the coding sequence ATGCGTTGGCTTCGCCGCAATCTCGTAGTGATCGCCGGTCTCGGCACGCTCGCGTACATGATCCTGCCGAACGTGGTCGTGACCGTCTTCTCCTTCAACAACCCCACCGGGCGGTTCAACTACGCCTGGCAGGAGTTCTCGCTCGACGCGTGGAAGGACCCCTGTGGGGTCGCCGACATGTGCGGCTCCCTCTCCCTCTCGCTCCAGATCGCCCTGTGGGCCACCATCGGGGCCACCGCCCTGGGCACCGCGATCGCCTTTGCGCTCGTCCGCTACCGCTTCCGGGCGCGCGGAGCGGTCAACTCGCTGATCTTCCTGCCCATGGCCATGCCCGAGATCGTGATGGCGGCCTCGCTGCTCGCGCTCTTCCTCAACATGGGCATCCAGCTGGGCTTCTGGACGATCCTGATCGCCCACGTCATGTTCTGCCTCAGTTTCGTCGTCGCCGCCGTCAAGGCGCGTGTCCTGTCCATGGATCCGCGGCTGGAGGAGGCCGCCCGCGACCTCTACGCGGGCCCGGTGCAGACCTTCGTACGGGTCACCCTGCCGATCGCGGCACCCGGCATCGCGGCGGGCGCGCTGCTCTCCTTCGCGCTCTCCTTCGACGACTTCATCATCACCAACTTCAACTCGGGCAACACCGTCACCTTCCCCATGTTCGTGTGGGGATCGGCCCAGCGCGGTACGCCCGTGCAGATCAACGTCATCGGCACGGCGATGTTCGTCATCGCCGTCCTGGTGGTCCTCGCCGGCCAGATGGTCGGCAACCGCCGCAAGAAGGCACAACCGAAGTAG
- a CDS encoding ABC transporter ATP-binding protein gives MTDKTAGGDVRLAGISKHYGTFTAVHPLDLTIPQGSFFALLGASGCGKTTTLRMIAGLEEPSTGTVSLGDREVTDLPPYKRPVNTVFQSYALFPHLNIYENIAFGLRRRGIKSVKKQVDDMLELVQLGQFAQRKPHQLSGGQQQRVAVARALINHPQVLLLDEPLGALDLKLRRQMQLELKRIQTEVGITFVHVTHDQEEAMTMADTVAVMNGGRVEQLGAPAELYENPGTTFVANFLGTSNLIEASVESAGSEVVVSASGTKLRLPSARCATTPSTGGKLLVGVRPEKISLVHADEEHTIAAGRNKIPGRIADSSFIGVSTQYVIDSKVCPELEVYAQNIERDTRLVPGAEVILHWNPEHTFGLDAAQDIDAGIETVEESA, from the coding sequence ATGACTGACAAGACCGCGGGCGGCGACGTCCGCCTCGCCGGGATCAGCAAGCACTACGGCACCTTCACCGCCGTGCACCCGCTGGATCTCACCATCCCCCAGGGCTCCTTCTTCGCCCTTCTCGGCGCCTCGGGCTGCGGGAAGACCACCACCCTGCGCATGATCGCCGGCCTGGAGGAGCCCTCCACCGGCACGGTCAGCCTCGGCGACCGGGAGGTCACCGACCTGCCGCCGTACAAGCGCCCGGTCAACACGGTCTTCCAGAGCTACGCCCTCTTCCCGCACCTGAACATCTACGAGAACATCGCCTTCGGCCTGCGCCGCCGCGGCATAAAGTCGGTCAAGAAGCAGGTCGACGACATGCTGGAGCTGGTCCAGCTCGGCCAGTTCGCCCAGCGCAAGCCGCACCAGCTCTCCGGCGGCCAGCAGCAGCGCGTCGCCGTCGCCCGCGCCCTGATCAACCACCCGCAGGTGCTCCTCCTCGACGAGCCGCTCGGCGCCCTCGACCTCAAGCTGCGCCGCCAGATGCAGCTGGAGCTCAAGCGAATACAGACCGAGGTCGGCATCACCTTCGTGCACGTCACGCACGACCAGGAGGAGGCCATGACCATGGCCGACACGGTCGCCGTGATGAACGGCGGACGCGTCGAGCAGCTGGGCGCCCCCGCCGAGCTGTACGAGAACCCGGGCACCACCTTCGTCGCCAACTTCCTCGGCACCTCCAACCTCATCGAGGCCTCGGTGGAGTCGGCCGGCTCCGAGGTCGTCGTATCCGCCTCCGGTACGAAGCTCCGGCTGCCCTCGGCCCGGTGCGCGACCACCCCCAGCACGGGCGGAAAGCTGCTGGTCGGAGTGCGCCCGGAGAAGATCTCCCTGGTGCACGCCGACGAGGAGCACACCATCGCGGCCGGCCGCAACAAGATCCCGGGCAGGATCGCGGACTCCTCCTTCATCGGCGTCTCCACCCAGTACGTCATCGACAGCAAGGTCTGCCCCGAGCTGGAGGTGTACGCCCAGAACATCGAGCGGGACACCCGTCTGGTCCCGGGCGCCGAGGTGATCCTGCACTGGAACCCGGAGCACACCTTCGGCCTGGACGCCGCTCAGGACATCGACGCGGGCATCGAGACCGTCGAGGAGAGCGCATGA
- a CDS encoding adenosine deaminase gives MTDLHPFIAGLPKAELHVHHVGSASPRIVAELAARHPDSKVPTDPEALADYFTFTDFAHFIEVYLSVVDLVRTPDDVRTLTFEVARDMARQNIRYAELTITPYSSTRRGIEEKAFMEAIEDARKAAEAELGVILRWCFDIPGEAGLEAAAETARLAVDLRPEGLVSFGLGGPEIGVPRPQFKPYFDQARAAGLHSVPHAGETTGPETVWDAIRDLGAERIGHGTSSTQDPELLAYLAEHRIALEVCPTSNIATRAVTDLDRHPVKEMVAAGVLVTINSDDPPMFGSDLNNEYAVAARLLDLDERGLAQLAKNAVEASFLDAAGKAKISAEIDTYTADWLAR, from the coding sequence ATGACCGACCTGCACCCCTTCATCGCGGGGCTGCCCAAGGCGGAACTCCACGTCCACCACGTCGGCTCGGCGTCACCGCGCATCGTGGCCGAGCTCGCCGCCCGGCACCCCGACTCGAAGGTCCCGACCGATCCCGAGGCGCTCGCCGACTACTTCACCTTCACCGACTTCGCGCACTTCATCGAGGTCTACCTGTCGGTCGTGGACCTCGTCCGCACCCCCGACGACGTACGCACCCTGACCTTCGAGGTCGCCCGTGACATGGCCCGGCAGAACATCCGCTACGCCGAGCTGACCATCACCCCCTACTCCTCCACCCGCCGCGGCATCGAGGAGAAGGCCTTCATGGAGGCCATCGAGGACGCCCGCAAGGCCGCCGAGGCCGAGCTCGGCGTCATCTTGCGCTGGTGCTTCGACATCCCCGGCGAGGCCGGCCTGGAGGCCGCCGCCGAGACCGCCCGCCTCGCCGTCGACCTGCGTCCCGAGGGCCTGGTCTCCTTCGGCCTGGGCGGCCCCGAGATCGGCGTCCCGCGCCCCCAGTTCAAGCCGTACTTCGACCAGGCACGCGCCGCCGGTCTGCACAGCGTCCCGCACGCCGGTGAGACCACCGGCCCCGAGACGGTCTGGGACGCGATCCGCGACCTGGGCGCCGAGCGCATCGGCCACGGCACCAGCTCCACCCAGGACCCCGAGCTCCTCGCCTACCTGGCCGAGCACCGCATCGCGCTGGAGGTCTGCCCGACCTCCAACATCGCCACCCGCGCGGTGACCGACCTGGACCGGCACCCCGTCAAGGAGATGGTGGCCGCGGGCGTGCTCGTCACCATCAACAGCGACGACCCGCCGATGTTCGGCTCCGACCTCAACAACGAGTACGCGGTGGCGGCACGCCTCCTCGACCTCGACGAGCGCGGTCTGGCCCAGCTCGCCAAGAACGCCGTCGAGGCCTCCTTCCTGGACGCGGCCGGCAAGGCGAAGATCAGCGCGGAGATCGACACGTACACCGCCGATTGGCTCGCGCGCTGA